The nucleotide window TGACCTGTTTCCTTTAATAATTCTTAAAGAAGTCCTCTAAAGTGAGTGACTTGGTGCATAATAAGGCCTGCTCTCTGTCTGAAGCTTTTAGAACAATGACTACATTTGTATGGCTTCTCCCCTGTATGAATTCTTAAATGAATAACAAGACTTGGTCTCTGTCTAAAGCTTTTCCCacaataattacatttaaaaggtCTCTCTTCAGTGTGAGTTCTCTGGTGCAAAGTAAGAGCTGTCAGTCTACTAAAACTTTTTCCACAATTGTGACATCTATGAGGTTTTTCACCCGAATGAGTCTTCAGATGTCTTTTAAGACTTGATCCATGACAAAAGCTTTTCCCACACTCAAGGCATTTATATGTCTCTTCTTCGGAATGGGTTCTCTGGTGCCCTATAAGGTGTGAGCGCCGAGTGAATCGCTTTTTACATACAGTACATTCATAGGGTCTCTCCCCTGTATGAAGTCGCTGGTGTCTATAAAGGTCTGAACTACGAAGGAATCTTTTTCCACATTCAGGGCATTTATGAGGTTCCTCTCCTGAATGAATTCTTTGGTGCCCTGTAAGTTGTGACTTCCGGGCAAAACATTTTCCACACTGAGAACATCGGTGAGGTTTgtctcctgtattttttttcttatgggttTTAGGGTTGAGAGGTTCTTCCAAGCTAGTGAGAGGTTCTTCCAAGCTAGAACTCTCAGGTTTCTCTCCTGAGGAATTCTGATGATCTACAAGTTTTGTCAAATCTGTCTGTAAATCCTCTGGGGGTTTTTCCCATTGATTTTCTAACTGTACATAGTCTTTTTGTAAACTGGGACCATGGAGAGCATTACCCTCTAAAGGAACAAGAAATGGGTacatattttccagttttttctgttttgaaagatcttcttcattttctattcCGATCTCAAAACctgagagaagaaacagaaagtgcAGATGTCATTATGTCCCACAGAgaaaagaacatgagaaaaagTGAAGAGTTATATTAAACCACCAGTATGGATATAGAAATCCCTAAGTATAATCTAAAACTCTTTAACCTGATTAAggttggatttttcttttctttcttctctagtATCAATGAATAATTACTTACCTATCTTGGATTCAAGTAATTGTTTAATTTCTTTGGAATCTTGTAGTTCCTTCACCCATGCCTCTTCTCTATGCTCCAATGGAAAGCTCATATCAAGCTTTGGTATTGGATATCCTGGCCATTAGAAAGATGAGAAGCATAATTGATTGGGTTATCAATGGCTTTTATCTTGGACACATGGCCACTTAATATGCACTTCCACCTCAATTACTATTACTTCATTTGGAATCTCTTACAAGAGTTTCTtataagataagaaaaaaacagaaatgagagaaCATCCTTTTGTGCTCAATTAAAAACTACTCTCCTCTAGTCTATGGAAGAAGAAGGAATCAATCCTGTGCTGAAATCACTGCACTAAATTCCTTCTTTACCTATTTTGATAATAGATTTAATTAGGTTAGAGGTAAAATATGAAGTAATTCTTCATAAAGTTTTGGCATATtaggacttctagccaagatggagttgtaggtagatacactttgcctcctcacacaatgaaaataaggacaacaaatttaaaaacaaaaaataaccagaactgccagaaaaacaaactgtatggaagtcccacaaccaaggagttaaagaaacattcatccagactggtaggagggatggagatgggcagctggggcagagaggactgacCGCAACGTGGCGACTGGAGAACTGAGTAGTTCCACATTTGCAtttggataaaccaggaggaacaactgggaagcaagacagattacccaacctagggttccagcacaggtGAATAAAGCCCCCCAAACTCTGGCTGTTAAAAACCTGCAGGCATTGGgtagtgggagaaattcccagcctcacaggaaaatTTGATGGAAAGACTCACAaaatcctagaatgtacacaaacccacctacctggcaatcagcactagaagggcccaatttgcttgtgggtggcaggggaagtgactgaaagctggccgagagacgagcaagtggcattgttccctcttggacctctcaCCCACATACAGTGGGGGAATACCTATGCTTAGGTGAATACCAAAGGTtccgccccttacaacataacaggtatgcggagacaaaaaaataaatatatggcccaaatgaaaaaatacaccaacgctccaaaaatagaactaagagatgaagagacagccaacctatcagatgcagagttcaaaacactggtaatcaggatgctcacagaaacagttgagtgtggtcacaaaatagaagaaaaagtgaaggctatacaaagtaaaagagaaacatatacaggtaaccaacagtgacagaaaggaaactggactcaaatcaacaatctggaccacaaggaagaaacagacattcaaccagaacaaaatgaagaaagaagaattcaaaaaatgaggagaggctcaggaacctccaggacaactttaaatgttccgacatctgaatcataggggtgccagaaggagaagaggaagagcaagaaactgaatacttttttgaaaaaataatgaaggagaatttccccaatatggctaggaaatagacttccaggaagtccaggaagttcatcgagtcccaaagaagctgtaCCCAaagaagcatacaccaaggcacatcacaattacattagccaagattaaaaataaggagacaatcttcaaagcagcaagagaaaaggagacgaTTACTTacaagagttcccataagactgtcacctgatttctcaaaagaaactttgcaggcaagaagggtctggaaggaagtatttaaaatcatgaaagtcaaggacctacatccaagattactctttccagcaaagctataatttagaatggaagggccgacaaagagcttcccagataaggccaagttaaaggagttcatcatcactaagctcttattatatgaaatgttaaaggggcttatctaagaaaaacatgattaaaagtatgaacagtaaaatgataacaaactcacaactttcaacaagtgaacctaaaaaacaaaaacaaaaacaaactaagcaaacacctagaacaggaacagaatcacagaaatggagatcacgtgggggattatcagcagggagggggaggcaggagaatgggggaaaagctacaggtaataagaagcataaaggtaggcacaaaatagacaggggtaggttaagaatagtataggaaaggaagaagccaaagaacttatatgttgacccatagacatgaactaagggggggaatacTAGTGGGGGAGTGTAGggtagaagggaataaagggggagagaaaaaacaGGACAAGTGTaatatagcataatcaataaaatatattttaaaagttttggcATATTAAAGCAGAAATGCTACTGCTGGGCATCAAGtgaagagggagaaataaaagtaGCAGTTATGAAACTGTTTACTAGAATAATCTGTTgagaatttcaaattaaaatggaaattgggTTGGCAACCAGCAAAAGCAGTCTTTATGTTTGTTTCAGCTGAAGTCTAGAAGTGGATTCTCTTGAAAttaactcaaatgtccatcaaagtGTTTCTCACTGTAAATCTAAGGAGGACTAGAAGTCTTTAATACTCCTTCTCCCCTTACATCATACCACCCCTCTCTTCATTGAGACCCTGTGGCTCAAATCCTCTTTCCATACCTCCTTGTTGCCTTACTCAGCTCTGGCAAAGAGTATTGGTATGCAGTAAAGTATGGGTTGGAAACTGATGATTTGAGACCTAAATACAGGATGATGTTTacatattaacattattaaaataacactAGCCAAGGTAATTTgctagaaatttaaatttcaaaacaccTTATATCAAAACAAGATTAACTGCATATGGATTAAACAACTCAATCGAAAGGCAGAGATTTCCAAACTGGATTAAAAATTCTATCTATATTCTATCTATGTGAGACACACTTTAGATTAAAAGATACaaatagactgaaagtaaagagatagACTAGCAATTTCtctcctgggtatttatctgaatattattaaaaaactaattggatgccctggctggtgtggctcagtggattgagcactggcctgcgaaccaaagggtcaccagtttgatgcccagtcagggcacatgcctgggttgcaggccaggtccctgtagGCAGGCAcatgagaagtaaccacacattgatgtttctctccctttctccttctcttcccctttctctaaaaataaataaataaaatcttttaaaaaataaataatataaatccAGGTGTAATGACATTTCTCTTTGACTCACTTCTCTCTCCATATTCATCTTCTTCTCCCTATGTTAAGACTTTTACTAATTCCTCATTCAGACATTTCCTAAATGTGCCTTTCTATAGTGACTTTGCTTTCAACCTCTTATGAATTGATGATTCTTCTCTAATTGTGTCCTCAATGATGATTAGTTTCTCTTTGAGATCTTGGAGATCTTGGAAATTTCCCAAAGCCTTCCAGGCCCCTAGGAAATCATCTTTGGGGACACCCTTCAggggtttgttttcatttgagcAGAGAAGCCTTCAAATCATCTTATTTCAGCAACTTCTATCTGTTCTCTGTGAAAAAGCAATCCAAGTCCCTTGGgctgtttattgttttctgtcCTCCAGACTAGCTTTGTTCCATGTACATAGCTGGTTCCAAAGTATTGAAAATTCATTTTCCACAGCTACATTTAATATACTAATACTATAATTTTGCCAAAGGAATTAGATGTGGTACAccttattgctttattttttccagactTCATGCCTTTTATGTGCCACTTTCACACATTCCttctctttattaattttatgcTCTCATTTAAAGAACTGTGCTGTGGGAGCTATTGGTATaaataaagcattataaaattttactgtattttattattgcatAACTGTTATGCCAATAAAACATATTGAGGGAAAATTATTGGTGTTTAACATGTAACAAATTCCCAGCATAGTGTTATTTGAAACCTTCATTTAATGCATGACTAAACCTTGTTTCATAGACACAGTAGATCTGAATGAGAACCAGCTTGATTTTACTTATAGTAAAAGATGCTCTAATAAAAGAAAGatgtttaaggtaaaaaaaataattattagtttATGTATTGGGACACATAAAgtataaagatgtaattttgtGACATCAACAACTGAAAGGAGTGGGGATAGAGCTGTAAAAGAGTGGGATTTCTAGATGTTGTTGTAATTAAGATGTTATAAATTCAAATTAGAGTGTTATAACTTCAGGATGTTAAATGTAATccccatggtaaccacaaagaaaatagccatagaataaatgcaaaaagaaatgacaaaggaATTTAAGCAttacaatacaaaaaaaaccAGCCCCCAAACTAAGCCCAAAgcaataatgtataaaataagggacaaaaaaaaagctataaggcatatagaaaacaaagaacaaagtgatAGAAATCCCTCTCTATCTATAATATATATCCAGGACATAGATCATATGTTAGGTTACAAATTATTCTCAAgtgatttaaaaagatatatgtcaTAAAACATATTTACTTAGACCATAACAGGATGAAGTTAGAAACtaatagcagaaagaaaatgggaaaattggcaaatttgtgaaaaataaataacatatttttaaacaaccaATGAATCAAAGAAGGAATCACATGGGGAATTAGAAAAATAACTAgagataagccctggctgctgtggctcagtggactgagcactggcctgtgaaacaaagggttgtgggtttgattcccagtcagggcacatgcctgggttgtgggccagttggcggcatgtgaaaggcaatcacgcattgatgtttctctcccactttctcttcccttccactctctctaaaaataaataaataaaatattttttaaaaaatcgcaggtagaggccattgttccttttctgaaacctttcctcacagagctggcaggcaggtgacatatctgagtctccatcaaacTGGCTCATACTGTTCACCCcacctggtgattccctgagaccacACCCCACCCAATTTGCATgcccacccaagccatttccagtggctttttcatacaactggcctctcctgcctcatgctttggactttcctaaaatctcttaaaCAAGAAGCATATGACCTCTGtgtgccccatacctcttgctaagtggccccaggcccagcactagtggcagccagcctttgTTCACAGCTTGGATGCTTctgggcacctctaagcccagcacaagtagcagccatcttcagATTGTTCTATACCTTGTGCTTGGTGACCCCAGGCATCATGGGGTACCagtaggagaagagagagagcaagaaatcgaaaacctatttgaaaacataaggacagaaaacttccccaaccttgtgaaggaaacagacatacaagtccaggaagcacagagaggaccAAATAAGATGtccacaaagaggcccacatcaagatgaatcataattaaaatgcaaaaggttaaagataatcttaaaagcacacacacaaaaaagcagtTAACTACAAGGGAGCTGAACAGAaactcaacagaaactttgcaagccagaaaagaatggcaaaaaCTATTTGAAGTGATTTGTAAGATTACTCTTCccagtaaaactatcatttagaattgaaggacacaTAAAGAGCctccccaaaaagaaaaagctaaagttcatcaccacaaaatcagtattacatgaaatgttgaagggtcttaagaagaaaaaaaaagatataaaatatgaataataaaatagcaaaaaattcataactatcaataactgaatctaaaaaataaaataaacaaagaagcagaatggaaacagaatcatagatacagagaatattttgacagttgccagaagggaggggtgttGGAGGGAttggtaaaaaaggtgaagggattaagaggtacaaattgattcttacagaatagtcatgggaatgtaaaatacagcataaggaatacagtcaataatattgtaatagctatatatggtgttagatgggtatgagatttttcaggatgatcacttagtaagttatataatgtctaatcactgtgttgcacacctaaaattaatataatattgtatgtcaagtataatttaaaaataaaagatgatttaataaaaaggattatacaacatgaccaagtggTGTTTGTTCTGGAATACAAAGGTGTTTCAACATATGAAAGAgaatcaatgtaatacaccacattaacagaatgaagaataaaaaacacatgatcatctcgatgtagaaaaagcacttgacaaaattcaacatcctctCATGATAAGAACACtcaacaaaataggaacagaaggacATTACCTCCACATAACAAAAAGCCAccca belongs to Phyllostomus discolor isolate MPI-MPIP mPhyDis1 chromosome X, mPhyDis1.pri.v3, whole genome shotgun sequence and includes:
- the ZNF449 gene encoding zinc finger protein 449 translates to MAVALGCAIQASLNQGSVFQEYDTDSEVFRQRFRQFQYKEAAGPHEAFNKLWELCCQWLKPKMRSKEQILELLVLEQFLTILPTEIETWVREHCPENRERVVSLIEDLQRELEIPEPQIDRQEMLLEDLAAVGMTDIPPNIHVEVPPLQAMGPVPEAPVAEAWIPQAGLQELSYGAAGEGQPFLDPGYPIPKLDMSFPLEHREEAWVKELQDSKEIKQLLESKIGFEIGIENEEDLSKQKKLENMYPFLVPLEGNALHGPSLQKDYVQLENQWEKPPEDLQTDLTKLVDHQNSSGEKPESSSLEEPLTSLEEPLNPKTHKKKNTGDKPHRCSQCGKCFARKSQLTGHQRIHSGEEPHKCPECGKRFLRSSDLYRHQRLHTGERPYECTVCKKRFTRRSHLIGHQRTHSEEETYKCLECGKSFCHGSSLKRHLKTHSGEKPHRCHNCGKSFSRLTALTLHQRTHTEERPFKCNYCGKSFRQRPSLVIHLRIHTGEKPYKCSHCSKSFRQRAGLIMHQVTHFRGLL